A single window of Salvelinus namaycush isolate Seneca chromosome 11, SaNama_1.0, whole genome shotgun sequence DNA harbors:
- the LOC120055758 gene encoding F-box-like/WD repeat-containing protein TBL1XR1: MSISSDEVNFLVYRYLQESGFSHSAFTFGIESHISQSNINGALVPPAALISIIQKGLQYVEAEVSINEDGTLFDGRPIESLSLIDAVMPDVVQTRQQAYREKLAHQQAAGAGSASGTQGPQPSGTKNGEGGTAANGEENGAHALANHHADMMEVDGDVEIPQNKAMVLRGHESEVFICAWNPVNDLLASGSGDSTARIWNLSENSTGSSTQLVLRHCIREGGQDVPSNKDVTSLDWNSEGTLLATGSYDGFARIWTKDGNLASTLGQHKGPIFALKWNKKGNFILSAGVDKTTIIWDAHTGEAKQQFPFHSAPALDVDWQSNNTFASCSTDMCIHVCKLGQDRPVKTFQGHTNEVNAIKWDPTGSLLASCSDDMTLKIWSMKQDSCVHDLQAHSKEIYTIKWSPTGPGTNNPNANLMLASASFDSTVRLWDVERGVCIHTLTRHQEPVYSVAFSPDGRHLASGSFDKCVHIWNTQTGALVHSYRGTGGIFEVCWNATGDKVGASASDGSVCVLDLRK, encoded by the exons GCTTCTCCCACTCGGCGTTCACCTTTGGCATAGAAAGCCACATCAGCCAGTCCAATATCAACGGAGCCCTGGTTCCCCCTGCTGCCCTCATCTCCATCATCCAGAAGGGCCTGCAGTACGTGGAGGCAGAAGTCAGCATCAATGAG GATGGCACTCTGTTTGACGGGCGGCCCATCGAGTCGCTGTCTCTGATTGACGCTGTGATGCCCGATGTGGTGCAGACACGGCAGCAGGCCTACCGGGAAAAGCTGGCCCATCAGCAGGCAGCTGGGGCTGGCAGCGCCAGTGGCACCCAGGGCCCCCAGCCCAGCGGCACCAAGAACGGAGAGGGTGGAACCGCTGCCAACGGCGAGGAGAATGGTGCCCACGCCTTAGCAA ACCACCATGCAGACATGATGGAGGTGGACGGGGACGTTGAGATTCCCCAGAACAAGGCCATGGTGCTGCGTGGCCACGAGTCCGAGGTGTTCATCTGTGCCTGGAACCCCGTCAATGACCTGCTCGCCTCAGG gTCTGGGGATTCAACGGCGCGGATCTGGAACCTGAGTGAGAACAGCACAGGCAGCTCCACCCAGCTGGTGCTGAGACACTGCATACGGGAGGGGGGTCAGGACGTACCCAGCAACAAAGACGTCACCTCACTGGACTGGAat AGTGAGGGTACGCTCCTAGCCACAGGCTCATACGATGGCTTTGCCAGAATATGGACTAAAGACG GTAACCTCGCCAGTACCTTGGGCCAGCACAAAGGTCCTATATTTGCCCTCAAATGGAATAAGAAAGGCAACTTTATCCTCAGTGCAGGAGTAGATAAG ACCACGATCATTTGGGATGCTCACACAGGGGAGGCCAAGCAGCAATTTCCCTTTCACTCAGCGCCGGCCCTGGACGTGGACTGGCAGAGCAACAACACGTTTGCCTCCTGCAGCACGGACATGTGCATCCATGTGTGTAAGCTGGGCCAGGACCGGCCAGTCAAGACCTTCCAGGGACACACG AATGAAGTGAACGCAATCAAGTGGGATCCTACGGGGAGTCTGCTGGCCTCCTGCTCCGACGACATGACACTCAAG ATCTGGAGTATGAAGCAGGACTCGTGTGTCCACGACCTGCAGGCCCACAGTAAGGAGATCTACACCATCAAGTGGAGCCCCACGGGGCCCGGGACCAACAACCCCAATGCCAATCTGATGCTGGCCAG TGCGTCGTTTGACTCGACTGTGCGCCTGTGGGACGTGGAGCGCGGCGTGTGCATCCACACGCTCACCCGCCACCAAGAGCCCGTCTACAGTGTGGCCTTCAGCCCCGACGGGCGCCACCTAGCCAGCGGCTCCTTCGACAAGTGTGTCCACATCTGGAACACACAG ACGGGTGCTTTAGTTCACAGCTACAGGGGAACAGGGGGCATCTTCGAGGTGTGCTGGAACGCTACGGGGGACAAAGTGGGAGCCAGCGCGTCAGATGGATCA GTTTGTGTATTAGACCTGAGGAAATGA